In the Clostridium gelidum genome, AACAATCAAAAGATACTGTAATAGAAATTCAAAATATAACACATAAAGTAACAAATTCTGTAAAAGATCTTTCGGAAAATTCAAATAATTTATTAACATTTATGGATACAGATGTAGCAAATGATTCTGCAACTGTGCTCACAGTTGCAGATGAATATAGTAAAGATGCAGAATTCGTTGATAATCTTGTATCAGAATTCAGTGCAACTTCAGAACAACTTTTGGCATCTTTAAGTGATGTGCTAAAGACTATAGATGGAGTAGCAATTGCTGCTAATGAAGGAGCAGGTGGTACAACGGATATTGCAACTAAAGTTTCAAAAATTAGTAATAAGTCTAATAGTTTATCAGAAGAAGCATTAATATCAAAAGAAAATTCTGATAGACTAAAACAAGAAATTTCAAAATTTAAGATTTAAGATTTAAGATTTAAAATTTAAGAAGACCTGACAATTAGGTCTTTTTTTTGTACAGAAATTTATCATTCTTTACAAATATTTATAGATATGATTAATGTATTCTTATAGAAGATATATAGTTATTTTTTTAATATATCGCAGTTCCATAAAAGAAATATTTAAGAGATTTTCAATTACTATAAACAGACCTAGGCAATTTGGAAAAACTAGATAATATGCAAAATATGGAGAATATAAAAAATGCATTAACAAAAGTACAATTTGCTATTGTTATGAATTTATACCTATTAAGAATTATATTTATAATATGTTTTATGGAGGTAATACAATGGATAAGAAATATGTAAAAAAGTCAGTGGAAGAATTAAAAGAAAATTTAACAGAAATACAATATAGAGTAACTAAGGAAAATGCTACAGAAGCACCATTTAATAATTTTAATGATGGGCCAGAAGAAACAGGAGAGTTAAGATATTGCATTAATTCAGCTGCACTTAAATTTATTCCTATGGATAAAATGATGGAATTAGGTTATGAAGAATATTTAGATGAACTAGATATTTAAGAGGAAATAATATATATAATTATTTTTTAGCAGGTTCCAAACTTTTGACGGTGCAAAATTAATACATTATAATAGTATCTATTAGTGATTAAAGGAGAAGGAGAATATGTTTTTATTTGGTAGAAACA is a window encoding:
- a CDS encoding peptide-methionine (R)-S-oxide reductase; the protein is MDKKYVKKSVEELKENLTEIQYRVTKENATEAPFNNFNDGPEETGELRYCINSAALKFIPMDKMMELGYEEYLDELDI